A region of Asticcacaulis excentricus DNA encodes the following proteins:
- a CDS encoding lytic murein transglycosylase has protein sequence MKRRVLSLCLFLGACSTASSLPTPIENKPQPPRVETGPTTDKPQSPPKPAPASAPVTYANFADWREAFVARAVARGFDRAFVENLLADVQPKESVVKADTGQPEFSKPISSYVKNAVSAARIQTGRERVNANPDIAAIEARYGVPREVLGGVWGMESDYGRVQGDIDVVTAFATLAYDGRRRDWAETQLLSVLSIIKSGKATRQELKGSWAGAMGQTQFLPENYLKLGQDGDGDGHVNIWTSDSDALASAANLLKSEGWRPGQAWAVEVTLPVGFDYYLAETESQTPDGWAQKGVVRADGGNWNASEKTAPAVLILPSGAKGPAFLALPNHFVIRKYNNSTAYALAVGLNADGIAGRSALKTPWPDEQPLSLAVRKNVQTALNAAGFNAGTVDGVIGIGTRKALREWQKANGRVADGYLSYELASELSAKVTGYTILGPSGR, from the coding sequence ATGAAGCGGCGTGTACTCAGTCTGTGTCTGTTCCTCGGCGCCTGTTCGACGGCCTCCAGCCTGCCGACGCCGATCGAGAACAAGCCGCAGCCGCCGCGCGTCGAAACGGGGCCGACGACCGATAAGCCGCAATCGCCGCCGAAGCCCGCACCGGCCTCTGCCCCGGTCACCTATGCCAATTTCGCCGACTGGCGCGAGGCCTTTGTGGCCAGGGCGGTGGCCAGAGGCTTTGACCGCGCTTTTGTTGAAAACCTGCTGGCCGATGTGCAACCGAAAGAATCGGTGGTCAAGGCCGATACGGGGCAGCCGGAATTTTCCAAGCCCATCTCGTCTTACGTGAAAAACGCCGTGTCGGCGGCGCGCATCCAGACGGGGCGTGAGCGCGTCAACGCCAATCCCGATATTGCCGCCATCGAAGCGCGCTATGGCGTGCCGCGCGAAGTGCTGGGCGGCGTCTGGGGTATGGAAAGCGACTATGGCCGCGTGCAGGGCGATATTGATGTCGTTACCGCCTTTGCGACTCTGGCCTATGACGGGCGTCGTCGCGACTGGGCCGAAACGCAGTTGCTCAGTGTGCTCTCTATTATAAAGAGCGGAAAGGCGACCCGTCAGGAGTTGAAGGGCTCATGGGCCGGGGCGATGGGCCAGACGCAGTTCCTGCCAGAAAACTATCTGAAGCTTGGGCAGGACGGCGACGGCGATGGCCACGTCAATATCTGGACATCGGACTCTGACGCTCTGGCTTCCGCCGCCAATCTGCTGAAAAGCGAGGGCTGGCGTCCGGGGCAGGCTTGGGCGGTTGAGGTGACGCTTCCGGTGGGTTTCGACTACTATCTGGCCGAAACCGAAAGCCAGACGCCCGACGGGTGGGCGCAAAAGGGTGTGGTTCGTGCCGACGGCGGCAACTGGAACGCCAGCGAAAAGACGGCCCCGGCCGTGCTGATTCTGCCGTCGGGGGCCAAGGGGCCAGCCTTTCTGGCCCTGCCCAATCATTTCGTTATTCGCAAATACAATAATTCCACCGCCTATGCGCTGGCCGTCGGGTTGAATGCCGATGGAATTGCGGGGCGCAGCGCGTTGAAGACGCCGTGGCCGGATGAACAGCCCTTGTCTCTGGCGGTGCGCAAAAATGTCCAGACGGCGCTGAATGCGGCGGGCTTCAACGCCGGGACCGTCGATGGGGTTATCGGCATCGGTACGCGCAAGGCTTTGCGCGAATGGCAAAAGGCCAATGGCCGCGTCGCGGATGGCTATCTCAGCTACGAACTGGCCAGCGAATTGTCGGCCAAGGTGACGGGATACACGATCCTGGGCCCGTCGGGCCGTTAA
- a CDS encoding winged helix-turn-helix domain-containing protein — MSGFDVNRLDDAIHGRLRLGIMAYLADAEAADFNELKGVLEATQGNLSVHLSKLEDAGYVEIVKGYQGKKPLTRVHITSAGRQAFARYIEVLSGLVEKRT, encoded by the coding sequence ATGAGTGGCTTTGACGTCAACCGGCTGGACGATGCGATCCACGGCCGCCTGCGGCTGGGGATCATGGCCTATCTGGCCGACGCCGAAGCCGCCGATTTCAACGAGCTGAAGGGCGTGCTCGAAGCCACGCAGGGCAATCTCTCGGTGCATCTGTCCAAGCTGGAGGACGCGGGCTATGTCGAGATCGTCAAGGGCTATCAGGGCAAGAAGCCGCTGACGCGCGTGCACATCACCTCTGCGGGGCGTCAGGCCTTCGCCCGCTATATAGAGGTGCTGTCCGGACTTGTCGAAAAGCGCACATAA